The Labeo rohita strain BAU-BD-2019 unplaced genomic scaffold, IGBB_LRoh.1.0 scaffold_136, whole genome shotgun sequence genome has a segment encoding these proteins:
- the LOC127158147 gene encoding TRPM8 channel-associated factor homolog, with product MAREQDYHTIMYGLEELDLQMSSVPSDLVLIGEHAFPLVMNPKGQVLMAASYYGKGRMVVLGHEQYLTRFPGLIKNALKWLMPSTGDAGIVGIQKSLRSVAANLKDCPIKTELGDFRSGLAVYITDAYSVEKCAKDLIAFIKAGGGLIMAGQAWHWAGTHPQENTLKNFPGNKVCSVAGIYFSKRYGKVGIFPVPKQIPYSWLALSTGKDFKDDLQILLEGVSEFDVQGKDIASEVMVHGPLAFPIAVTPAGKTFIAGAYYGQGRVILLSHECYMDRDSLSTFLINAIKWLDEDRKGVIGILPSRKGAHRVLSKSGLDCQLTGFRKDLSVYVCTSYSDAQCAEIQEFVAEGGGLMIGGHAWHWAQTHSGHNVMTDYPGNHILNKMGLSLLGSILIRGLYKAPEIGQNYKEGYHFRNMLHRFAEHVYLGKELTNHEQSCLKQLGNDCAIYLQMRCHDSAAYTSMVALLSDIVKKFGVPQVSSKSPVKSAKDRLMLYIGSEVYKVSPDPDALLPYIIKDRPKLPTVSKARVRISAKTKGSEEWISTGLYLSPGMKTNIAVPPEIIRKNWQVQLGCQTDNIGGAEVLKRAPVVHERFPLDAEMVQVCNLWGGLIYIIAPPQSKVDGVEIVVQDAVQAPYFKSGETSVADWVNRIRQAPAPWAELEFENIIMTLESEFIRSLDRPDEVAKLWDTIMRSIADLAAKPGKFPRKERFVADVQISAGFMHSGYPIMMKTVSAPELVNVQRAYKKGLWGQIHELGHNQQRRVWEFPPHTTECTNNLWSLYVHEEVLGLNRSKAHPDLIPKNRQARIKSYCDGGKDLKNWRMWTALETYMQLQEKFGWDAFKKVFTSYDGMDGVPNDNAEKMNLYAETFSKVVKMNLCPFFKAWGWPIQPDTQKKISHLPEWSDHPMVQYA from the exons ATGGCACGCGAACAAGACTACCACACTATCATGTATGGGCTGGAGGAGCTTGATTTGCAAATGAGCTCAGTGCCCAGTGATCTTGTACTGATAGGTGAACATGCTTTTCCACTTGTCATGAATCCAAAAGGTCAGGTGCTGATGGCTGCATCTTATTACGGTAAAGGACGTATGGTGGTGTTGGGACATGAGCAATACCTAACACGCTTTCCCGGCCTCATAAAGAATGCCCTAAAGTGGCTCATGCCAAGTACTGGTGATGCTGGCATTGTAGGAATTCAGAAGAGTTTACGTTCAGTAGCTGCAAACTTGAAAGACTGCCCTATCAAGACAGAGCTAGGAGACTTTCGAAGTGGATTAGCTGTTTATATCACAGATGCTTACAGTGTTGAGAAGTGTGCAAAGGATCTGATTGCTTTCATCAAAGCTGGGGGTGGCTTGATTATGGCTGGCCAGGCCTGGCATTGGGCTGGAACCCACCCACAAGAAAATACTCTAAAGAACTTCCCAGGAAACAAGGTGTGCAGTGTTGCAGGAATTTACTTCTCGAAGCGCTATGGAAAAGTTGGCATTTTTCCTGTTCCAAAACAAATCCCTTATAGTTGGCTTGCTTTATC TACAGGCAAGGACTTTAAGGATGACCTACAGATCCTGCTAGAAGGTGTGTCCGAGTTTGATGTCCAAGGTAAGGATATAGCATCTGAGGTGATGGTGCATGGACCATTAGCATTTCCCATTGCAGTCACTCCAGCTGGAAAAACATTCATTGCTGGTGCCTATTATGGGCAAGGTCGAGTTATTCTGTTATCACATGAATGCTACATGGACCGGGACTCTCTGTCCACTTTCCTGATCAACGCTATCAAGTGGCTTGACGAAGATCGCAAGGGTGTTATTGGGATACTACCCAGCCGAAAGGGAGCCCACAGGGTACTGAGCAAATCTGGTTTAGATTGCCAGTTGACCGGTTTCAGAAAAGATTTAAGCGTCTACGTTTGCACTTCATACAGTGATGCCCAGTGTGCAGAGATCCAAGAATTTGTTGCTGAAGGTGGAGGTCTTATGATTGGGGGTCATGCTTGGCATTGGGCCCAGACCCACAGTGGCCACAATGTGATGACTGATTACCCAGGAAATCACATTCTTAATAAGATGGGATTGTCTCTCTTGGGCAGCATCTTGATTAGAGGGTTATATAAAGCCCCAGAAATTGGGCAAAATTATAAAGAGGGGTACCACTTTCGTAACATGCTGCATCGGTTTGCTGAACATGTATACCTGGGGAAAGAACTGACTAATCATGAACAGAGCTGCTTGAAGCAGCTGGGCAATGACTGTGCCATTTATCTTCAAATGCGATGTCACGACAGCGCCGCCTATACTTCAATGGTAGCACTTCTCAGTGACATAGTGAAGAAGTTTGGAGTTCCACAAGTGTCTAGTAAGAGCCCTGTTAAAAGTGCCAAAGACCGCCTGATGCTCTACATTGGGTCTGAGGTATACAAAGTGTCACCTGATCCTGATGCCCTTCTTCCATACATCATCAAGGACAGACCTAAGTTGCCCACTGTGTCTAAAGCAAGAGTTCGGATCAGTGCCAAAACTAAAG GCTCTGAAGAATGGATAAGCACAGGCTTATATCTTTCTCCTGGTATGAAGACGAACATAGCAGTACCTCCAGAGATCATTAGGAAAAATTGGCAG GTCCAACTTGGTTGCCAAACAGATAATATTGGTGGAGCAGAGGTTCTGAAACGGGCTCCTGTTGTCCATGAGCGATTCCCTTTGGATGCAGAGATGGTCCAAGTCTGCAATCTATGGGGAGGGCTCATCTACATAATAGCACCTCCCCAAAGCAAAGTGGATGGGGTAGAAATTGTCGTGCAGGATGCTGTACAGGCTCCATACTTTAAGTCTG GAGAGACTAGTGTAGCTGACTGGGTGAACAGGATCCGTCAGGCACCCGCCCCCTGGGCGGAGCTTGAGTTTGAGAACATCATCATGACATTAGAATCAGAATTTATAAGGAGTCTAGACCGTCCTGATGAGGTGGCTAAACTTTGGGATACCATAATGAGAAGCATAGCTGACCTGGCAGCAAAGCCTGGCAAGTTCCCCCGAAAGGAGCGGTTTGTTGCAGATGTTCAGATCTCTGCCG GTTTCATGCATTCTGGATATCCAATCATGATGAAGACTGTCTCTGCCCCAGAACTTGTAAATGTACAGAGAGCCTATAAAAAGGGTCTTTGGGGACAAATTCACGAGCTGGGTCATAACCAACAGCGTAGAGTTTGGGAGTTCCCTCCGCACACCACTGAGTGCACAAACAACCTGTGGTCACTGTATGTACATGAGGAAGTGCTGGGTTTAAACAGGTCTAAAGCTCATCCAGATTTAATTCCAAAAAACCGCCAGGCTCGTATCAAATCATATTGCGATGGCGGTAAGGATTTAAAAAACTGGAGAATGTGGACAGCACTCGAGACTTACATGCAG cTTCAGGAAAAATTTGGCTGGGATGCTTTCAAGAAAGTTTTTACTAGCTACGATGGCATGGATGGAGTGCCAAATGACAATGCAGAGAAGATGAATCTATATGCTGAGACCTTCTCTAAGGTGGTCAAAATGAATCTGTGCCCCTTCTTCAAAGCGTGGGGTTGGCCCATCCAGCCtgacacacaaaagaaaatctCTCATCTCCCTGAGTGGAGTGACCATCCTATGGTCCAGTACGCATAA